Genomic segment of Microbacterium hydrocarbonoxydans:
GCTGCCCTCGGTCGACCCGGAGCCGACCGCTCTGCTGTTCGACTGCGTTCCCACGGGGATGACGGAAGAGACCCCCGCCGCGTATGAGCCGTTCTTCGGATCCATCACGGATGCCGAGGTCGAGGCCGGCCGTGCGCAGATGTTCGACGCGGTCAACGAGTTCCTCGTGCGCAAGCCGGGCGACGTGCACGAGGTCCTCATCACCCACAACTTCGTGATCGCCTGGTTCGTGCGCGAGGTTCTCGGCGCCCCGGAATGGCGCTGGATGACCTTGAACCAGGCGCACTGCGGGCTCACAGTCATCGCGCAGAAGCAGGGACGCCCGTGGACGCTGCTCACGCACAATGACACGGCTCACCTGCCTGTGGAGCTGCGTACGGGCATCCCTGATCAGATGCCGGTCTGAGCGACGCCTCAGAGCCTCGCGCCGTGGTTCCGCCGCGCCGTGCGGGAGCGGGAGCCGGCACTCCGTCTCGAAATAGACTGAACACATGACCACGCAGGTAGCACTCGTCGGCGGTACCGGAAAGCTCGGCTCGATCATCCGCTCCGTGGTCGATGATC
This window contains:
- a CDS encoding histidine phosphatase family protein, coding for MTHYIYLVRHGEHQDAEHGLTDGPLSPRGQRQAELIADRLSGLPLDAVWHSPLLRANETARALAARLPSVDPEPTALLFDCVPTGMTEETPAAYEPFFGSITDAEVEAGRAQMFDAVNEFLVRKPGDVHEVLITHNFVIAWFVREVLGAPEWRWMTLNQAHCGLTVIAQKQGRPWTLLTHNDTAHLPVELRTGIPDQMPV